One window of the Runella slithyformis DSM 19594 genome contains the following:
- a CDS encoding sugar porter family MFS transporter, protein MSRQHSIFFWSITAALGGFLFGFDTAVISGVEQTLQQLWSLTPFQHGLTVSIALIGTVVGSFFGGIPADRLGRKKTLFWIAVSYLLSALGTALAHDWTLFLVFRFLGGLGVGASSVAAPMYITEISPARSRGKMVALFQFNVVFGILTAYISNYFLQDIPQEAWRWMLGVQAFPALLFIITVLNIPESPRWLVLKKGRTAEALSILQIIDPETAQQTLERISDSQADTAQRKPQLFSDQYKTPVMLAVLFALFNQLSGINAIIYYAPRIFEMTGLGKDSALLSSAGIGLTNLIFTLLALNVIDRFGRRKLMLIGSVGLIVTLGLVARAFYLENFGMTVPVLLFVYIAFFAFSQGAVIWVFISEIFPNEVRANGQALGSFTHWIMAAIVAFSFPSIAAYLGGGNTFLFFSGMMLLQLLFVWKIMPETKGSSLEKIEPTVFAH, encoded by the coding sequence ATGAGCCGTCAGCACAGCATCTTCTTTTGGTCCATCACTGCCGCTTTGGGTGGCTTTCTTTTCGGGTTTGATACGGCCGTCATTTCGGGCGTGGAGCAAACCCTCCAACAGCTTTGGTCGCTTACGCCTTTTCAACACGGCCTGACCGTTTCCATCGCTTTGATTGGAACCGTTGTTGGGTCATTTTTTGGCGGCATCCCCGCCGACCGCCTTGGTCGCAAAAAGACGTTGTTCTGGATTGCGGTATCTTATCTGCTTTCGGCCTTGGGCACGGCCTTAGCCCACGATTGGACTTTGTTTTTGGTGTTCCGTTTCTTGGGCGGTTTGGGCGTGGGGGCTTCGTCGGTGGCGGCCCCAATGTACATCACCGAAATCTCACCGGCCCGTTCACGCGGTAAGATGGTGGCACTGTTTCAATTCAATGTCGTATTCGGAATTCTGACCGCCTACATTTCCAATTATTTTCTGCAAGACATTCCACAGGAAGCATGGCGCTGGATGTTGGGCGTGCAGGCCTTTCCGGCGCTGTTGTTTATCATCACGGTGCTCAACATTCCCGAAAGTCCGCGTTGGCTCGTGTTGAAAAAAGGCCGAACTGCCGAGGCTTTGTCTATTCTCCAGATCATTGACCCCGAAACCGCCCAACAAACGCTTGAGCGCATTTCCGACAGCCAAGCAGATACCGCCCAACGCAAACCGCAGCTCTTTTCGGACCAATACAAAACACCCGTCATGCTGGCGGTGCTGTTTGCTCTTTTCAACCAACTTTCGGGCATCAATGCCATCATCTATTATGCACCGCGCATTTTTGAAATGACCGGTTTGGGCAAAGATTCAGCCTTACTTTCTTCGGCCGGTATTGGGTTGACCAACCTTATTTTTACGTTGTTGGCCCTGAATGTCATTGATCGTTTCGGTCGCCGCAAGCTAATGTTGATTGGCTCCGTAGGATTGATTGTGACGCTGGGCTTGGTAGCTCGCGCCTTTTATCTGGAAAATTTCGGCATGACCGTTCCCGTGTTGCTGTTTGTCTATATCGCCTTCTTTGCTTTTTCTCAGGGAGCGGTGATCTGGGTATTTATTTCGGAAATTTTTCCCAACGAAGTACGCGCCAACGGCCAGGCACTGGGAAGTTTTACGCACTGGATCATGGCCGCCATTGTGGCTTTCAGCTTCCCCTCCATTGCCGCCTATTTAGGTGGCGGCAATACGTTCCTGTTCTTTTCAGGAATGATGCTTCTCCAACTGCTTTTCGTCTGGAAAATCATGCCCGAAACCAAAGGCTCTTCCCTCGAAAAGATCGAGCCTACCGTTTTTGCTCACTAA
- a CDS encoding carbohydrate kinase family protein has protein sequence MKTNIICFGEMLWDVLPTGKQPGGAPMNVAVHLKNLGHNPQMISRIGHDELGKELLDFIKEKGLSTDLIQQGETHLTGVVKANVSDRNEVTYKIVQPVAWDYIQCNEALETAVANADVFVYGSLAARSTASADTLFRLLNKARFKVFDVNLRAPHYERSLIEHLLHEADMVKMNAQELALLAGWFCPNIDEETAIIALAETFDIQTICVTKGEYGAVLWTQDQFYRSAGFQVDIKDTIGSGDSFLAALLTSLLEGRPPADSLRFACAMGSLVATYRGATPFVAASEIHSFLTLQIQQ, from the coding sequence ATGAAAACCAATATCATTTGTTTTGGTGAAATGCTGTGGGACGTACTGCCAACGGGCAAACAGCCGGGCGGTGCCCCGATGAACGTAGCCGTTCACCTCAAAAATTTAGGCCACAACCCGCAGATGATCAGCCGCATCGGGCACGATGAATTAGGAAAGGAACTCCTGGACTTCATCAAAGAAAAAGGGCTGAGCACCGACTTGATTCAACAGGGTGAAACCCACCTGACGGGCGTTGTCAAAGCCAACGTCAGCGACAGAAACGAGGTCACTTATAAAATCGTACAGCCCGTAGCCTGGGATTACATTCAATGTAATGAAGCGCTTGAAACGGCCGTTGCCAACGCCGATGTGTTTGTGTACGGCAGCTTGGCAGCCCGCAGTACCGCTTCGGCCGACACCCTTTTTCGATTGCTCAACAAAGCACGTTTCAAGGTTTTTGACGTCAATCTGCGCGCTCCGCATTATGAACGGTCTTTAATCGAGCATCTTCTTCATGAAGCAGATATGGTCAAGATGAACGCGCAGGAGTTAGCGTTGCTTGCGGGTTGGTTTTGCCCGAACATCGACGAAGAAACCGCCATCATCGCTTTAGCTGAAACCTTTGATATTCAAACCATTTGCGTTACCAAAGGCGAATACGGAGCCGTATTGTGGACCCAAGATCAATTTTACCGAAGCGCCGGATTTCAGGTGGATATCAAGGATACCATCGGCAGCGGAGATTCATTTTTAGCCGCGTTGCTTACGTCCCTGTTGGAAGGTCGCCCGCCCGCCGACAGCCTGCGGTTTGCCTGTGCCATGGGCTCGCTGGTTGCTACCTATCGCGGTGCCACTCCCTTTGTTGCTGCCTCCGAAATTCATTCTTTTCTCACCCTCCAAATACAACAATAA